A region of Mycobacteriales bacterium DNA encodes the following proteins:
- a CDS encoding ABC transporter ATP-binding protein, translating to MPTKPEHDTGTAAATDESDLVDVRDLQVHFALRGGFLSRLIGREEGSVRAVDGVNFTLRRGEVLGLVGESGSGKTTLGRALLHLVPATGGSVVLDGQDIAGLSEREFRPLRRRLQMIFQDPNAALNPAMDIGTAVGHPLRIHGLAKDRREIDRRVRDALERVGLSPVDRFIGKYPGDLSGGQKQRAVIARAIILDPQLLVADEPVSMLDMSVRSKILELMIGLKNDLELTYLYITHDLATAKFFCDRIAIMYLGRIVEIGPADQIYADPKHPYTRALLRAIPEPDPTRMVPRDLPRGEIPDAISPPLGCSFHPRCPVAFDRCGWETRDLRTMLENRWTELGEKAYDDERPV from the coding sequence TTGCCGACGAAGCCTGAGCACGACACCGGGACGGCCGCCGCGACCGACGAATCCGACCTGGTCGACGTCCGCGATCTTCAGGTCCACTTCGCGCTGCGCGGCGGATTTCTCTCTCGGCTGATCGGGCGGGAGGAGGGGTCGGTCCGGGCCGTCGACGGGGTGAACTTCACCCTGCGCCGCGGGGAGGTGCTCGGCCTGGTCGGCGAATCCGGCAGCGGCAAGACGACGCTGGGCCGCGCGCTGCTGCATCTCGTCCCGGCGACCGGTGGCAGCGTCGTCCTCGACGGGCAGGACATCGCCGGATTGTCCGAGCGCGAGTTCCGGCCGTTGCGGCGGCGGCTGCAGATGATCTTCCAGGATCCGAATGCGGCGTTGAACCCGGCGATGGACATCGGTACCGCGGTCGGTCACCCGTTGCGGATCCACGGGCTCGCCAAGGACCGCCGGGAGATCGACCGTCGGGTCCGGGACGCCCTGGAGCGGGTCGGGCTCAGCCCGGTCGACCGGTTCATCGGGAAGTACCCCGGCGACCTGTCCGGCGGGCAGAAGCAGCGTGCCGTCATCGCCCGGGCGATCATCCTCGACCCGCAGCTCCTGGTCGCCGACGAGCCGGTGTCGATGCTCGACATGAGCGTGCGGTCGAAGATCCTCGAGTTGATGATCGGCCTGAAGAACGACCTCGAACTGACCTACCTCTACATCACCCACGACCTCGCCACGGCGAAGTTCTTCTGCGATCGCATCGCGATCATGTACCTCGGCCGGATCGTCGAGATCGGGCCCGCCGACCAGATCTACGCCGATCCCAAACACCCCTACACCCGCGCCCTGTTGCGGGCGATCCCCGAGCCGGATCCCACCCGGATGGTCCCGCGCGACCTGCCTCGCGGCGAGATACCCGACGCGATCTCGCCGCCGCTGGGTTGTTCGTTCCACCCCCGCTGCCCGGTCGCCTTCGACCGGTGCGGCTGGGAGACCCGCGACCTGCGGACCATGCTGGAGAACCGCTGGACCGAGCTCGGCGAGAAGGCCTACGACGACGAGCGACCGGT
- a CDS encoding ABC transporter ATP-binding protein, which produces MTGPTSGAPGATLSVRDLRVYYGTDRGAVRAVDGVTFDVQPGEVLGVVGESGCGKSSLGRGLIGLLPRGAKAGGHVYFEGQDLVGMSDHDLRGLRGPQLGLIFQEPMTRLNPLMRVSGHFLEVLRTHEKGLSKAEMRRRSLDTLAAMGIPPTRFEEYPHEFSGGMRQRIMIALALVLRPKFLVADEPTTALDVLVEAQILGILADLKRNFDTALLLITHNLGIVAEACDRVAVMYAGRLAEVGDAREVFSDPSHPYTRELLASTISLSTTALHHIAGAPPDLADPPSGCRFHPRCPDGMRICPQRDPVDLEIAAEHRVACWLHGPEEQMTGDDREPLEREEISVADEA; this is translated from the coding sequence GTGACCGGCCCGACGTCCGGTGCGCCCGGCGCGACCCTCTCCGTACGCGACCTGCGGGTCTATTACGGCACCGACCGGGGTGCGGTCCGCGCCGTCGACGGAGTGACCTTCGACGTGCAGCCGGGGGAGGTGCTCGGCGTCGTCGGCGAGTCCGGCTGCGGGAAGTCCAGCCTCGGCCGCGGCCTCATCGGACTGCTGCCGCGGGGCGCGAAGGCCGGTGGACACGTGTACTTCGAGGGGCAGGATCTGGTCGGCATGTCCGACCACGATCTGCGCGGACTGCGCGGCCCGCAGCTCGGCCTGATCTTCCAGGAACCGATGACCCGGCTCAACCCGCTCATGCGGGTGTCGGGGCACTTCCTCGAGGTCCTCCGTACCCATGAGAAGGGGCTGTCCAAGGCCGAGATGCGGCGCCGGTCGCTGGACACCCTCGCCGCGATGGGGATCCCGCCGACTCGCTTCGAGGAATACCCGCACGAGTTCTCCGGCGGGATGCGGCAGCGCATCATGATCGCGCTGGCGCTGGTGCTGCGGCCGAAGTTCCTCGTGGCCGACGAGCCCACGACCGCCCTCGACGTACTGGTCGAGGCGCAGATCCTCGGGATCCTCGCCGACCTCAAGCGCAACTTCGACACCGCGCTGCTGCTGATCACGCACAACCTCGGCATCGTCGCCGAGGCCTGCGACCGGGTCGCGGTGATGTACGCCGGCCGGCTGGCCGAGGTCGGCGACGCCCGCGAGGTGTTCAGCGACCCGTCGCATCCCTACACCCGCGAACTGCTCGCGTCTACGATCTCGCTGTCGACCACGGCGCTGCACCACATCGCCGGCGCTCCGCCGGATCTCGCCGACCCGCCCAGTGGCTGCCGGTTCCATCCCCGCTGCCCGGACGGGATGCGGATCTGCCCGCAGCGCGACCCGGTCGACCTCGAGATCGCCGCCGAGCACCGGGTCGCCTGCTGGCTGCACGGCCCGGAGGAGCAGATGACCGGCGACGACCGGGAACCGCTGGAGCGGGAGGAGATCTCCGTTGCCGACGAAGCCTGA
- a CDS encoding ABC transporter permease, protein MTANIGSTPTTASPPPPSDGRTGRGPLGSARRMFAPVRAARGMPRWLLWVGVAITMLFVVLAVFAPWISPYGFAQYQSNGKPFPKLAPPSSAHWFGTNVMQTDVFAQVVYGSRTELEVVLLAVALALCIGVPLGLLSGWVGGGFDRVAVLFMDALFAFPYLLLAIVISFLLSNSPLGGGIITAAVAITAVYVPQYFRVVRNSVLSVREEPYVEAARALGARSSSIVMRYIFANVIQTVPVIATLNAADAILTLAGLGFLGYGIDPTVAAEWGYDVQRAIPDVGAGIWWTAVFPGCAIVLLVIGLTLVGEGLNDVINPVLRQRVFTRVDLPVATLDDAEPIEDPEAEERLRQ, encoded by the coding sequence GTGACCGCCAACATCGGTTCGACGCCGACCACCGCCTCGCCCCCGCCGCCCTCCGACGGCCGCACAGGCCGGGGACCGCTCGGCAGCGCGCGCCGGATGTTCGCACCGGTGCGGGCCGCGCGCGGGATGCCCCGGTGGCTGCTGTGGGTGGGGGTCGCCATCACGATGCTCTTCGTCGTGCTCGCGGTCTTCGCCCCCTGGATCTCGCCGTACGGGTTCGCGCAGTACCAGAGCAACGGCAAGCCGTTCCCGAAGCTGGCGCCGCCGTCGAGCGCGCACTGGTTCGGCACGAACGTCATGCAGACCGACGTCTTCGCCCAGGTGGTCTACGGTTCGCGCACCGAACTCGAGGTCGTACTGCTCGCGGTCGCGCTCGCCCTGTGCATCGGTGTCCCGCTGGGCCTGCTGTCCGGCTGGGTCGGCGGCGGGTTCGACCGGGTCGCGGTGCTCTTCATGGACGCGCTGTTCGCATTTCCCTACCTGCTGCTGGCGATCGTCATCTCGTTCCTGCTGTCCAACTCGCCGCTCGGTGGCGGCATCATCACCGCGGCGGTGGCGATCACCGCGGTCTACGTCCCGCAGTACTTCCGCGTCGTCCGCAACAGCGTGCTGTCCGTGCGCGAGGAGCCCTACGTCGAGGCCGCCCGCGCCCTCGGTGCCCGCTCGTCGTCGATCGTGATGCGCTACATCTTCGCCAACGTGATCCAGACCGTTCCCGTCATCGCCACCCTCAACGCCGCCGACGCGATCCTGACCCTTGCCGGGCTGGGCTTCCTCGGTTACGGCATCGACCCCACGGTCGCCGCCGAGTGGGGTTACGACGTGCAGCGCGCCATTCCCGACGTCGGTGCCGGGATCTGGTGGACGGCGGTCTTCCCGGGGTGCGCGATCGTGCTCCTGGTGATCGGACTGACCCTGGTCGGTGAAGGGCTCAACGACGTGATCAACCCGGTCCTGCGCCAGCGGGTCTTCACCCGGGTCGACCTTCCGGTGGCGACCCTCGACGATGCCGAGCCGATCGAGGATCCCGAAGCAGAAGAACGGCTGCGGCAGTGA
- a CDS encoding ABC transporter permease, whose amino-acid sequence MAKKNSGSLRSYLLVRLLLVLPMVLILLTFVFLLMRVAPGDPIQAALGGKLSPAQLAARRAAAGYDRPLIVQYGEYLRQVITGNFGTTITDHRPVIDVVKTSGAATLELTVGALVVAIIVGVPVGLLCGRYRDTWFDASGRTFGVVIYAAPVFLTGLLAQLIFGKDLGWLPTSGQASPLTQAFLQTHSNFLLIDTIIDGNTAAFWDVFKHLILPATTLGLLLSGVFIRLVRVNVIQTLRHDYIEAARARGINEPRVVFRHAFRNALVPVITVMGLQAALLLSGAVLTEETFNWPGIGHALIDYLNNRDYIAVQGIITVFALAVVVISLLIDFINAWADPRMRY is encoded by the coding sequence ATGGCCAAGAAGAACAGCGGCTCGCTCCGCTCGTACCTTTTGGTGCGGCTGCTCCTCGTCCTGCCGATGGTGCTCATCCTGCTGACGTTCGTCTTCCTGCTGATGCGGGTCGCGCCGGGCGACCCGATCCAGGCGGCGCTGGGCGGCAAGCTCTCCCCGGCGCAGCTCGCCGCCCGGCGGGCCGCGGCGGGCTATGACAGGCCGCTCATCGTGCAGTACGGCGAATACCTCAGACAGGTCATCACCGGAAACTTCGGTACGACGATCACCGACCACCGGCCGGTCATCGACGTCGTGAAGACCAGCGGCGCGGCGACGCTGGAGTTGACCGTCGGCGCGCTCGTCGTCGCGATCATCGTCGGTGTCCCGGTCGGCCTGCTGTGCGGCCGCTACCGCGACACCTGGTTCGACGCCTCCGGCCGCACGTTCGGTGTGGTGATCTACGCGGCCCCGGTCTTCCTCACCGGCCTGCTCGCCCAGCTCATCTTCGGCAAGGACCTCGGCTGGTTACCCACCTCCGGACAGGCGAGTCCGCTGACCCAGGCGTTCCTGCAGACGCACAGCAACTTCTTACTCATCGACACGATCATCGACGGCAACACCGCTGCCTTCTGGGACGTGTTCAAACACCTCATCCTGCCGGCGACGACGCTCGGCCTGCTGCTGTCCGGGGTCTTCATCCGGCTGGTGCGCGTCAACGTCATCCAGACACTGCGCCACGACTACATCGAAGCCGCGCGGGCGCGCGGGATCAACGAGCCGCGCGTTGTCTTCCGGCACGCCTTCCGTAACGCGCTGGTGCCCGTGATCACGGTGATGGGTCTGCAGGCCGCGCTGCTGCTGTCCGGGGCGGTGCTCACCGAGGAGACGTTCAACTGGCCGGGAATCGGGCACGCCCTCATCGACTACCTCAACAACCGTGACTACATCGCGGTACAGGGAATCATCACCGTCTTCGCGTTGGCGGTCGTCGTGATCAGTCTGCTCATCGACTTCATCAACGCGTGGGCCGATCCGAGGATGCGTTACTAG
- a CDS encoding ABC transporter substrate-binding protein yields MRQRRRMAQGLTLLAAVALIATACGSSSSGGSSSGGTGKPIVVGTTDKVVSFDPAGSYDQGSWTPMYSMYQTLLFFPPGSTKATPDAAKSCAFTDTTTYVCTMRSGQKFWNGDPVTAKDVVYSFTRNLKIKAPNGASSLLDPVKSVTTQGSDKVVFALKQPFALFPDILGDPSNAIVDPKVFPPTKLVANDKIVGSGPYELSKYQDGQQLVLKPNPHYAGTLKLHNSGVIVRYYTQASALKLAVEGGDADVAYRTFSPTDIASLRGEGSRGVQVVEGQGAEIQYIVFNQKIMPGGSAAQKLAIRKAMALTIDRPAIAKSDYNNTVTPLYSMIPAGLTGHTESFKQVYGDAPNTAKAKSTLSSAGVKTPVSLDLWWTPSHYGETSADMYTTIKRQLEATGLFKINLHSAEWDQYSGAYPTDQYQSFQLGWFPDYPDSDDYAAPFYGTSPLSFLNDHFSNPQVDSAIAAERKSTDPSARAKSFGQVQLIGAQQAPIIPIWQGKEIAVQRKGVTGVASTLDPSYTFRYWLIGKS; encoded by the coding sequence ATGCGTCAACGCCGACGTATGGCGCAGGGCCTCACCCTGCTCGCGGCCGTGGCACTCATCGCCACCGCCTGCGGGAGCAGTAGCAGCGGCGGCAGCAGCAGCGGCGGCACCGGCAAGCCGATCGTGGTCGGCACCACCGACAAGGTGGTGTCCTTCGACCCGGCAGGTTCCTACGACCAGGGGTCGTGGACGCCGATGTACAGCATGTACCAGACGCTGCTCTTCTTCCCGCCGGGAAGCACGAAGGCGACGCCCGACGCGGCGAAGTCGTGCGCCTTCACCGACACGACCACCTACGTCTGCACGATGCGGTCCGGCCAGAAGTTCTGGAACGGCGACCCGGTGACGGCCAAGGACGTCGTCTACTCCTTCACCCGCAACCTGAAGATCAAGGCCCCGAACGGCGCGTCCAGCCTGCTCGACCCGGTCAAGAGCGTCACCACGCAGGGCAGTGACAAGGTCGTCTTCGCCCTCAAACAGCCGTTCGCGCTCTTCCCCGACATCCTCGGCGACCCGAGCAACGCCATCGTCGACCCGAAGGTGTTCCCCCCGACCAAGCTGGTCGCCAACGACAAGATCGTCGGCTCGGGACCGTATGAGCTGTCGAAGTACCAGGACGGTCAGCAGCTCGTCCTCAAGCCCAACCCGCACTACGCCGGCACCCTGAAGCTGCACAACAGCGGCGTCATCGTCCGCTATTACACCCAGGCGTCGGCGTTGAAGCTGGCGGTCGAGGGCGGCGACGCCGACGTCGCCTACCGGACGTTCAGCCCCACCGACATCGCCTCGCTGCGCGGTGAAGGCAGCCGCGGCGTCCAGGTCGTCGAGGGTCAGGGCGCGGAGATCCAGTACATCGTCTTCAACCAGAAGATCATGCCCGGCGGGTCGGCCGCGCAGAAGCTCGCGATCCGCAAGGCCATGGCGCTGACCATCGACCGGCCCGCCATCGCCAAGAGCGACTACAACAACACCGTTACCCCGCTCTACTCGATGATCCCGGCCGGTCTGACCGGTCACACCGAGTCGTTCAAGCAGGTCTACGGCGACGCGCCCAACACGGCCAAGGCCAAGTCGACACTGTCCTCGGCGGGAGTGAAGACGCCGGTCAGCCTCGACCTTTGGTGGACCCCGAGCCACTACGGCGAGACCTCGGCCGACATGTACACCACGATCAAGCGGCAGCTCGAGGCCACCGGGTTGTTCAAGATCAACCTGCATTCGGCCGAGTGGGACCAGTACAGCGGCGCCTACCCGACCGACCAGTACCAGTCCTTCCAGCTCGGCTGGTTCCCGGACTACCCCGACTCCGACGACTACGCCGCGCCGTTCTACGGCACCTCGCCGCTGTCCTTCCTCAACGACCACTTCAGCAACCCGCAGGTCGACTCGGCGATCGCGGCCGAGCGTAAGTCGACCGACCCATCGGCGCGGGCCAAGTCCTTCGGCCAGGTCCAGCTCATCGGGGCGCAGCAGGCCCCGATCATCCCGATCTGGCAGGGCAAGGAGATCGCCGTCCAGCGCAAGGGCGTGACCGGGGTCGCGAGCACCCTCGACCCGTCCTACACGTTCCGCTACTGGCTGATTGGCAAGTCCTGA
- a CDS encoding HAD family hydrolase, which yields MTVDAVIFDWGGTLTPWHDLDLLGSWRAYAEAYDRARADDLAATLLAGEEAAWTRAREEQASGTLDDLFRGAGVEPTGPRHAEALAAYLQFWEPHTLVDPDVPEMLAGLRAAGVGVGVLSNTLWPRSHHEAVFRRDGILDLIDGAVYSSEIAWTKPHPNAFRAALEAVGGPDPGRTVFVGDRLWDDVHGAQHVGMRTIHVPHSRIPAHQHGPVTGHPDATVQRLADVLPVVLGWGDTPTM from the coding sequence ATGACCGTGGACGCGGTGATCTTCGATTGGGGCGGCACGCTCACGCCGTGGCACGACCTGGATCTGCTCGGCTCCTGGCGGGCCTACGCCGAGGCCTACGATCGGGCTCGCGCCGACGACCTGGCGGCGACGCTCCTCGCCGGCGAGGAGGCGGCCTGGACCCGGGCCCGCGAGGAGCAGGCCAGCGGAACGCTGGACGACCTCTTCCGCGGGGCCGGCGTCGAACCGACGGGTCCCCGTCATGCCGAGGCGCTGGCGGCATACCTGCAGTTCTGGGAGCCGCACACGCTGGTCGACCCGGACGTGCCGGAAATGCTCGCCGGACTGCGGGCGGCGGGCGTCGGCGTCGGGGTGCTCTCCAACACGCTGTGGCCGCGGTCCCATCACGAGGCGGTCTTCCGGCGGGACGGGATCCTCGATCTGATCGACGGCGCCGTCTACTCCAGCGAGATCGCGTGGACCAAGCCGCACCCGAACGCCTTCCGGGCGGCCCTCGAGGCGGTCGGAGGGCCGGACCCCGGCCGCACCGTCTTCGTCGGTGACCGGCTGTGGGACGACGTTCACGGTGCGCAGCACGTGGGGATGCGGACCATCCACGTACCGCACAGCCGGATTCCGGCACATCAGCACGGACCGGTCACCGGGCACCCGGACGCCACGGTGCAGCGCCTGGCCGACGTCCTCCCGGTGGTGCTCGGGTGGGGCGACACCCCCACAATGTGA
- a CDS encoding penicillin-binding transpeptidase domain-containing protein: protein MRKRVLPVLVAVLLLGALAACTGGGDPATQSAASARSFLDAWAKGDNARAGGMTSNGARATAALRAATVGLNASAVSFATGTATVKDSSAKVPFTAHWTIRGVSRPWTYAGELPLDKTKSGTWQVSWSPADIHPKLRKDQTLVATRSLPPRAPILDDQGHPLFTAVPVVEVGIEPRTVTDLPHLADLLARTVHVDAAQIESAVKQAKPTAFVSVITLRRSDYLKVRSQIHDVPGTVFHTGVEQLAPTAQFAKLLLGRVGPASAEVLKALGPGYLPTDDLGTSGLQAAYNKQLAGSAGAKIQAVSTHGGDVAPGSTTVNPDATTIGTVPARPGTPVKSTLDVSVQNAADAALATVGKHASIVAIRPSTGAILAVANSPSTTFDIAMQGQYPAGSTFKIITASSLLEHHTVAADASVPCPGQTTVFGKTFHNENSFDLGTVSLQTAFAHSCNTSFTMLSQKLGQADLPTTAKQFGIGAGWSLPVTSFSGSLPAPRDDTERAADAIGQGRVLVSPFAMALVAATTAHGSTPAPVLVTGRGDTPAHRPTVPPASVLAQLKPFMRAVVTSGTATGVDGVPGGPVYGKTGTAEYGTAVPPHSHAWFVGYQGDLAFAVFVEGGESSSTTAVPIANTFLRALH from the coding sequence GTGAGAAAGCGCGTTCTCCCGGTGCTCGTCGCTGTCTTGCTGCTCGGCGCGCTCGCGGCGTGCACAGGTGGCGGCGATCCGGCGACCCAGTCTGCCGCGTCGGCGCGGTCGTTCCTCGACGCCTGGGCGAAAGGCGACAACGCCCGCGCCGGGGGGATGACGAGCAACGGCGCGCGCGCCACCGCCGCGCTGCGGGCCGCGACCGTGGGATTGAACGCCTCAGCCGTCTCCTTCGCGACCGGTACGGCGACGGTCAAGGATTCGTCGGCGAAGGTCCCCTTCACCGCGCACTGGACGATCCGCGGCGTCAGCCGTCCCTGGACCTACGCCGGCGAGCTTCCGCTGGACAAGACGAAGTCGGGGACCTGGCAGGTCAGCTGGAGCCCGGCCGACATCCACCCGAAGCTGCGCAAGGATCAGACGCTGGTCGCCACCCGCAGCCTTCCCCCGCGGGCACCGATACTCGACGACCAGGGCCACCCGCTGTTCACCGCGGTGCCGGTCGTCGAGGTCGGCATCGAGCCGCGCACGGTCACCGATCTCCCGCACCTCGCCGACCTGCTCGCCCGCACCGTGCACGTCGACGCGGCCCAGATCGAGTCCGCGGTGAAACAGGCGAAGCCGACCGCCTTCGTCTCGGTCATCACCCTGCGCCGCAGCGACTACCTCAAGGTGCGGTCGCAGATCCACGATGTGCCCGGCACCGTGTTCCACACCGGCGTCGAACAGCTCGCCCCGACCGCGCAGTTCGCCAAGCTGCTGCTGGGCCGGGTCGGGCCGGCCAGCGCCGAGGTCCTGAAAGCGCTGGGCCCGGGCTACCTCCCCACCGACGACCTCGGGACGTCCGGGCTGCAGGCGGCCTACAACAAGCAACTCGCGGGCAGCGCCGGCGCGAAGATCCAGGCGGTCTCCACCCACGGCGGCGACGTCGCACCCGGGAGCACCACGGTCAACCCGGACGCGACGACGATCGGCACCGTGCCGGCCCGGCCCGGTACGCCAGTGAAGTCGACCCTCGACGTCTCCGTGCAGAACGCCGCCGACGCAGCGCTGGCCACGGTCGGCAAGCACGCGTCGATCGTCGCGATCCGACCGTCGACCGGCGCGATCCTCGCCGTCGCCAACAGCCCGTCGACGACGTTCGACATCGCGATGCAGGGGCAGTACCCCGCCGGCTCCACCTTCAAGATCATCACGGCGTCGTCGCTGCTCGAACACCACACCGTCGCCGCCGACGCCTCGGTGCCGTGCCCGGGCCAGACCACGGTCTTCGGCAAGACGTTCCACAACGAGAACTCCTTCGACCTCGGCACCGTCTCGCTGCAGACCGCGTTCGCGCACTCGTGCAATACGAGCTTCACGATGCTGTCGCAGAAGCTCGGCCAAGCGGACCTGCCGACGACCGCGAAGCAGTTCGGGATCGGCGCCGGCTGGTCGCTCCCGGTCACCTCGTTCTCCGGCTCGCTCCCGGCGCCCCGCGACGACACGGAGCGGGCCGCCGACGCGATCGGGCAGGGCCGGGTCCTGGTGAGCCCCTTCGCGATGGCCCTGGTAGCGGCGACGACCGCGCACGGGTCGACACCTGCACCCGTCCTGGTCACCGGCCGGGGCGACACCCCGGCGCACCGGCCGACGGTGCCGCCGGCCTCGGTGCTCGCCCAGCTGAAGCCCTTCATGCGGGCGGTCGTCACCTCCGGCACCGCGACCGGGGTCGACGGGGTCCCCGGTGGCCCGGTCTACGGCAAGACCGGCACTGCGGAGTACGGCACGGCGGTCCCGCCCCACTCCCATGCCTGGTTCGTCGGCTACCAGGGCGATCTGGCCTTCGCCGTCTTCGTCGAAGGCGGGGAGTCGAGCAGCACCACCGCGGTGCCGATCGCCAACACGTTCCTCCGCGCGTTGCACTGA
- a CDS encoding GNAT family N-acetyltransferase, which produces MAGAVRTLGARVLDDTDAAALRRLLAADPVSHCTVAARVHAGGLRSHSPAGEIWGYGAPELVGACYSGANLVPVGSRPQALRAFADRARRLGRRCSSIVGPADAVQPMWEQLEPDWGPARSIRPRQPLLAIRATPLIAADPAVRRVHTDELDTLMPACISMFTEEVGVSPVGRDGGAFYRARVAEVVAAGLAFARIVDGRVVFKAEVGAVSPDVCQVQGVWVDPAYRGRGIGAAGMAAVVVAALRDIAPVVSLYVNDFNQPARSTYTRVGFERVGTFMSVLF; this is translated from the coding sequence ATGGCCGGTGCGGTAAGGACTCTCGGAGCGCGGGTCCTCGACGACACGGACGCCGCGGCGCTGCGCAGGCTGCTCGCCGCCGACCCGGTGTCGCACTGCACGGTGGCCGCCCGGGTGCACGCCGGAGGACTCCGGTCGCACTCGCCGGCCGGCGAGATCTGGGGTTACGGCGCGCCCGAGTTGGTCGGCGCCTGTTACTCGGGCGCAAACCTCGTCCCGGTCGGTTCCCGGCCGCAGGCGCTGCGCGCCTTCGCCGACCGCGCGCGGCGCCTCGGCCGGCGCTGTTCGTCGATCGTCGGTCCGGCCGACGCCGTACAGCCCATGTGGGAGCAGTTGGAACCGGACTGGGGACCGGCCCGCTCCATCCGCCCGCGGCAGCCCCTGCTCGCCATCCGCGCGACCCCGCTGATCGCGGCCGATCCGGCGGTGCGCAGAGTCCACACCGACGAGCTCGACACGCTGATGCCGGCCTGCATCTCGATGTTCACCGAAGAGGTCGGAGTGTCGCCGGTCGGGCGCGACGGCGGGGCCTTCTACCGGGCGCGGGTCGCGGAGGTAGTCGCGGCCGGTCTCGCGTTCGCCCGGATCGTCGACGGACGGGTCGTCTTCAAGGCTGAGGTGGGTGCGGTCTCCCCGGATGTCTGCCAGGTGCAAGGCGTGTGGGTCGACCCGGCGTACCGCGGTCGCGGCATCGGCGCCGCCGGGATGGCGGCCGTAGTCGTCGCGGCGCTGCGCGACATCGCTCCGGTGGTGAGCCTCTACGTCAACGACTTCAACCAGCCCGCCCGATCGACCTATACGCGGGTCGGCTTCGAGCGGGTCGGGACATTCATGTCGGTGCTGTTCTGA
- the ispG gene encoding flavodoxin-dependent (E)-4-hydroxy-3-methylbut-2-enyl-diphosphate synthase, producing MTAVSLGMPEVPPEPLAARRSSRQIDVGGVLVGGDAPVSVQSMTTTVTADINATLQQIAELTASGCQIVRVAVPSQDDADALPAIATKSQIPVIADIHFQPKYVFAAIDAGCAAVRVNPGNIKKFDDQVKQIALAAKDHGTPIRIGVNAGSLDKRLLEKYGKATPEALVESALWECSLFEEHGFRDIKISVKHHNPVTMIQAYRQLAEQCDYPLHLGVTEAGPTFQGTIKSATAFGALLAEGIGDTIRVSLSAPPVEEVKVGIGILESLGMRQRGLEIVSCPSCGRAQVDVYTLADRVTAGLDGLSVPLRVAVMGCVVNGPGEAREADLGVASGNGKGQIFVRGEVIKTVPESQIVETLVEEAARMAEEMADAGVASGDPQVSVS from the coding sequence ATGACCGCCGTATCGCTGGGAATGCCGGAGGTTCCACCCGAGCCGCTGGCCGCCCGACGCTCGAGCCGCCAGATCGACGTCGGCGGTGTACTCGTCGGAGGAGACGCGCCGGTGTCGGTGCAGTCGATGACGACGACCGTCACCGCAGACATCAACGCGACGCTGCAGCAGATCGCCGAGCTCACCGCCTCCGGCTGCCAGATCGTGCGGGTCGCCGTACCCAGCCAGGACGACGCGGACGCGTTGCCGGCCATCGCCACCAAGTCACAGATCCCCGTGATCGCCGACATCCACTTCCAGCCGAAGTACGTCTTCGCGGCGATCGACGCGGGCTGCGCCGCGGTGCGGGTCAACCCCGGAAACATCAAGAAGTTCGACGACCAGGTCAAGCAGATCGCCCTGGCCGCGAAGGACCACGGCACACCGATCCGCATCGGCGTCAACGCCGGGAGTCTCGACAAGCGGTTGCTCGAGAAGTACGGCAAGGCCACGCCCGAGGCCCTGGTGGAGTCGGCGCTGTGGGAGTGCTCGTTGTTCGAGGAGCACGGATTCCGCGACATCAAGATCTCGGTCAAGCACCACAACCCGGTCACGATGATCCAGGCCTACCGGCAGCTGGCCGAGCAGTGCGACTACCCGCTGCACCTCGGCGTGACCGAGGCGGGGCCGACGTTCCAGGGCACGATCAAGTCGGCGACCGCCTTCGGGGCACTGCTGGCCGAGGGGATCGGCGACACGATCCGCGTCTCGCTGTCCGCGCCGCCGGTCGAGGAGGTCAAGGTCGGCATCGGCATCCTCGAGTCGCTCGGGATGCGCCAGCGCGGGCTGGAGATCGTCTCCTGCCCCTCCTGCGGTCGCGCCCAGGTCGACGTCTACACGCTCGCCGACCGGGTCACGGCGGGCCTGGACGGGCTGTCGGTGCCGCTGCGCGTGGCCGTCATGGGCTGCGTGGTCAACGGTCCCGGCGAGGCACGCGAGGCCGACCTCGGGGTGGCGTCGGGCAACGGCAAGGGACAGATCTTCGTCCGGGGCGAGGTCATCAAGACCGTTCCGGAGTCTCAGATCGTCGAGACGCTGGTGGAGGAGGCCGCTCGGATGGCTGAGGAGATGGCCGACGCGGGTGTCGCGTCCGGTGATCCCCAGGTCAGCGTCTCGTAG